Proteins from one Setaria italica strain Yugu1 chromosome V, Setaria_italica_v2.0, whole genome shotgun sequence genomic window:
- the LOC101774493 gene encoding DEAD-box ATP-dependent RNA helicase 26, which yields MSTSANPNPKPKRRRRGPPKQGPGSPMPATVGLMVGREVGAEGARRDARQAPPFPRVVATAGRGRGSGVEGARGVEGSASNAGRSAHDAGGVDGSYLTETRFDQCAISPLSLKAIKDAGYERMTRVQEATLPIILQGKDVLAKAKTGTGKTVGFLLPAIEVLSALPRSTSINLLVMCPTRELANQVAAEARKLLKYHRSLGVQVVIGGTRLPQEQRSMQANPCQILVATPGRLKDHLENTPGFSTRIKGVKVLVLDEADRLLDMGFRRDIEKIIAFIPKERQTLLFSATVPEEVRQISHVAMRKDYEFINTVQEGDEETHSQVNQTYMIAPLGLHFSILYDVLKKHVAEDAEYKVIVFCTTAMVTKLVAEVLSQLKLNIREIHSRKSQSARTKVSDEFRKSKGLILVSSDVSARGVDYPDVTLVIQVGVPADREQYIHRLGRTGRKGKEGQGILLLAPWEMHFLSTVNDLSISEAATPSVDSSIQAVVKDAVTTVEMKSKESAYQAWLGYYNSNKPIGRDKARLVRLAEEFSQSMGLAVPPAIPKLILRKMGLINVPGLRSA from the exons ATGTCGACCAGCGCCAACCCGAACCCGAAGccgaagcggcggcgcaggggccCGCCGAAGCAGGGCCCCGGGTCACCCATGCCGGCCACCGTCGGGTTGATGGTTGGCCGCGAGGTGGGCGCCGAAGGGGCGCGGAGGGACGCGAGGCAGGCACCCCCGTTCCCTAGGGTGGTCGCCACCGCGGGGAGGGGAAGAGGTTCCGGCGTGGAGGGTGCCCGCGGAGTGGAGGGTTCGGCGTCGAACGCTGGTAGGAGCGCTCACGACGCAGGTGGCGTCGACGGCTCGTACCTCACCGAGACACG GTTTGATCAATGTGCTATTTCTCCACTGTCACTGAAAGCTATCAAGGATGCTGGATATGAAAGGATGACTCGGGTGCAGGAGGCTACTCTGCCAATAATTCTTCAAG GAAAAGATGTTCTTGCAAAAGCAAAGACAGGAACAGGAAAAACAGTTGGCTTTTTG CTTCCAGCCATCGAAGTTCTCTCTGCATTACCTCGTTCAACATCTATAAATTTGCTGGTGATGTGCCCTACCAGGGAGCTTGCAAACCAAGTAGCTGCAGAGGCCAGGAAGCTTCTCAAGTATCATCGCTCATTGGGTGTTCAGGTTGTAATAGGTGGCACACGTTTACCTCAAGAGCAACGGAGCATGCAAGCTAACCCATGTCAG ATTCTTGTTGCTACCCCTGGAAGGCTTAAGGACCATCTTGAGAACACACCTGGATTTTCAACCCGAATTAAAGGTGTCAAggttcttgttcttgatgaaGCTGACCGCCTGTTGGATATGGGATTCAGAAGAGACATTGAGAAAATAATTGCTTTCATTCCTAAAGAAAGGCAGACGCTACTATTTTCTGCTACTGTTCCAGAAGAG GTCCGTCAAATTTCTCATGTTGCAATGAGAAAGGATTACGAGTTCATTAACACTGTTCAAGAGGGTGATGAGGAGACACATTCACAG GTAAATCAGACGTACATGATCGCACCTCTTGGCCTGCACTTCTCTATATTGTATGATGTATTGAAGAAGCATGTTGCGGAAGATGCAGAGTATAAA GTGATTGTATTCTGTACTACTGCAATGGTCACGAAACTTGTTGCTGAGGTGCTTTCCCAGCTAAAACTTAATATAAGAGAGATTCATTCCAGAAAGTCGCAGTCTGCAAGAACTAAGGTCTCAGATGAATTCAGGAAGTCGAAAGGGCTTATATTAGTCAGTTCTGACGTATCTGCCCGTGGTGTAGATTATCCTGATGTCACCCTTGTTATACAG GTTGGTGTGCCCGCTGATAGAGAACAGTATATACACAGACTTGGTAGGACAGGACGGAAAGGCAAGGAAGGCCAGGGCATCTTACTGTTAGCTCCCTGGGAAATGCATTTTCTTAGCACAGTCAATGATTTGTCAATATCAGAGGCCGCTACACCTTCAGTTGATTCAAGCATTCAGGCAGTG GTCAAAGATGCAGTCACAACAGTGGAGATGAAGAGCAAGGAATCAGCCTATCAGGCATGGTTAGGGTACTACAACTCAAACAAGCCCATCGGCCGAGACAAGGCCAGACTTGTTAGGCTTGCGGAAGAGTTCAGCCAGAGCATGGGACTTGCAGTCCCGCCAGCCATACCCAAGCTCATTCTACGTAAGATGGGTCTTATTAACGTTCCTGGGCTCCGGTCCGCGTAA